CCGGCAGGGCGGCGAAACCGAGCTCCAGCCGGATGCCTTTTGCGGCCGCCTGATTGTTAAACAGCAGGCAGACTTCTTCAATGATATTTCCCAGATCGTTTTCAACAATGTGAAGCTGCTGCCTGCCGGCCTCAAGCCGCTGGAAATCAAGGATATTGTTTATAAGCCTCGACAGCCGGTCTATGTTGCGTTTGGCTATGGAAATCATTTCCCGCTGCTGGGGCTCAAGCGCCGCGTCGTCTTCCGCGACAATATCAATGCTGTCCTTGATCGCGCTCAGCGGCGTGCGAAGCTCGTGCGACGCCACTGACAGAAATTGCGATTTCATTTCCGCGGCCGACCGCATTTCCTGCGCCGCGCGTTTCAAATCCGTTATGTCGCGGATGGCGAACACCAGACCTTTAAGCTCGCCATTGGAGTCCAGCAGATGCGAGTTGATTACCAGAAGGCTGGTTCGGGTGTCCGGATTGAAAACTTCCAGCTCGCCGGGAGCTTTTGTGAAATCGGTGCATTCCAGCCTTTGGCACAGCCAGGCGAAATCGCCGCCGCTGAAAATGTCGTGACAGTTTTTATTTGTCGCATCCGCGATACCGGTGCGCCGGCGGAAAGCTGCGTTTGTGCGGAGAATGCGGTACTGCGTGTCGGTTATGAACATTATATCGGGAATGGAATCGAACGACTGCGCCCATTCTTCCGCCGCCAGCCGCAGCTGTTCGTCCTTCTGCTTGAATATGGTGACGTCGCGGCCGTATATGATAAGAAAATCCTCGCCGCCATTGCGCAGCGGCATGCTGGAAAAGCGGAAGTCCCTTATTCCGTCGGCGGTGACAATCCGCATTTCCACATCCTGCGGCTCGGCGGGCCATGACCGAAGAATCTCCTCCACGGCGGGCCGGTACCTGTCCATCACATGCGCGGGCGCGTATACGCCGCGCATTTCTTCAGGCCCGAGGCCGATAAGGGCGCAGGTGACATTGTTCCATTTTACAAAACGGCCGCTCCTGTCCAGAATAAAAAAGACATGCGGCATGTTGGTTATGATGGCGTCGTTGAAATCATGCGCATGACGCAGTTCTTCTTCCGCGGAGAGCGCTTCGGTCATATCCCGGAATATCACTACCGAACCGGTGGTTTCGCCGTTCTGGTCAGACAGCGGAGCGATGCTTGTGGCCACCACCGTGGTTTTGCCGCCCTTTGCGGCAAGCAAACTGTGAGAGGTTACATGAATGCCGTCGGGTACAGTGAAAGTGTTGGCTCCGTCACCAATCCTGAATACTTCATGCAGGCGGTGATTGCAGATTTCCCGGCGGGTCCGGCCGGTCAGACTCAAGGCCACGGGATTGGCGAACGAAATCTGTCCGTTCAAATCGGTTACAATCACGCCTTCCGCTATGCTGGCCAGAATGGTGCGCAGGCGTTGTTCCCGCTCATAAATTTCCCTGTCGGACTTCTCGCTGAATTCATAAAAAACGAAAAAACATACCACCAGAAGCATGAGCAGCGAAACAACCAGAAGGTTGGGGAATTTGCGCGCATAAATATCATGCAGCCACTGGTGATACTCCATATCAATGCCAAGCACCGCCATAACGCTTTTGCCGCCGGGGTTTGTTATCGGAACAAAACAGCTGATCTGATTCACTCCGAATAAATAAGGCTTCGAAATAAGCGCGGTCGAGGCAGCAAACGCCCG
The DNA window shown above is from Elusimicrobiaceae bacterium and carries:
- a CDS encoding PAS domain S-box protein, which translates into the protein AASTGMLVFGWFYVKLYIQKPRTRLLVYFPALIFLTGVLAGGVLLSRITENIELEEKRGFLQLGRSVAAAIDPGHINSLKFQPGYDKNRDAARLARQLELVRQANPERLAFYIAARHGEKIRFLIPGARPQEQPVAPGEIWRNPPQELERAFAASTALISKPYLFGVNQISCFVPITNPGGKSVMAVLGIDMEYHQWLHDIYARKFPNLLVVSLLMLLVVCFFVFYEFSEKSDREIYEREQRLRTILASIAEGVIVTDLNGQISFANPVALSLTGRTRREICNHRLHEVFRIGDGANTFTVPDGIHVTSHSLLAAKGGKTTVVATSIAPLSDQNGETTGSVVIFRDMTEALSAEEELRHAHDFNDAIITNMPHVFFILDRSGRFVKWNNVTCALIGLGPEEMRGVYAPAHVMDRYRPAVEEILRSWPAEPQDVEMRIVTADGIRDFRFSSMPLRNGGEDFLIIYGRDVTIFKQKDEQLRLAAEEWAQSFDSIPDIMFITDTQYRILRTNAAFRRRTGIADATNKNCHDIFSGGDFAWLCQRLECTDFTKAPGELEVFNPDTRTSLLVINSHLLDSNGELKGLVFAIRDITDLKRAAQEMRSAAEMKSQFLSVASHELRTPLSAIKDSIDIVAEDDAALEPQQREMISIAKRNIDRLSRLINNILDFQRLEAGRQQLHIVENDLGNIIEEVCLLFNNQAAAKGIRLELGFAALPVVKLDRDMIVQVLANLVGNAIKFTDHGGVTVSALEDAGRVRVTVSDTGPGIKAEDLSRLFQKFEQVGDNAGRIAFGTGLGLVIARHIIELHGGKIWAESDLRTGTSFIFELPVQ